Below is a window of Candidatus Margulisiibacteriota bacterium DNA.
TGGTCTTTTATTTATTAAGTCTTCCAAAGCCTGAAGTTAAAACAATAGCTCAGATGATCTCAGAAATAGGAGAAAAAATTTCTTTTTGTGAGAATTGTTTTTGTTTTATGAGTTTGGAAGAGGGTTGTTCTCTTTGTAATGATAAAACTAGAGAACATACCAAATTGTGTATCGTGAGCGACCAAAAGGACCTTCTCGCTGTTGAAGGGATGGGAAAATATAGAGGCATGTACCATGTTTTGGGTGGTGTTATTTCTCCTCTGGATGGAATTGGTCCTGATTCGCTTAGAATAAGAGAGTTACTACTAAGATTAGAAAATTGTAACTTCGATGAAATTATTTTTGCTATTAAACCTACGGTTGAGGGCGAGACTACAATGCTTTATTTAAAAAAATTGTTGTTACCTTTTGAGTTAAAACTCACTCAGATAGCTTATGGGATTCCTGTAGGTGGCGAGTTGGAATGGGCTGATCAAATGACTTTATATAAAGCTTTTGAAGGAAGGAGACATTTAAATGAATAAAAAAGTTTTAATTGATAAGATAACTGAGCGAGTAGACATGACAAAAAAAGATGTCGCTTATTTTATTGATGTTTGTTTTGATGAAATCATAGAAGCTTTAAAAAAAGAAAAAAATGTTAATTTGGTAGGCTTTGGTTCTTTTGAAGTTAGGCATCGAGCAGCCAGAGAAGGACGAAGTCCTATTGATCATAGCAAAATAACTATTCCTTCCAGTAATTATGTTGGGTTTAAGTCTGGAAGTGCTTTAAAGAAAGCCATTAGAGGCAAATAATGAATACAAATCTTGAGGATTTACATTCTTTATTTGAAGTTTTACCTGTCTTTATGGCTACGCTTATTAAAGAGAAGTGTTCACTTGCAAATATTGACGAGATTGTTATAGATTATGGTCGGAATATAGAGGTACGCGAAGAAAAGGCTACTTATAAATTTGACCATATTGCTACTCTTGCTGATATAGATTTTATTGTTGAGAAGTTAGGTTCTTTTTCTTTAGATAATAGAGCAGGGCTCAATATGACTTTGCATCGGATTTCTGCTATCAGAAATCGACAAGATAGGATTATTGGTTTAACGATAAGGGTTGGTCGTGCTATTTATGGATCTGCTGTTGTAATCTCTGATTTATTAGAGACCAATAAGTCAATCTTATTGCTTGGTCCACCAGGAAGTGGCAAAACCACTAAGCTAAGGGAGTCAGCTAGGCTTTTGGCAGAAAAAGGCAAGAGGGTAGTCGTTGTTGATACTTCTAATGAGATTGCCGGTGAAGGAGATATTCCCCATCCAGGCATAGGTGGAGCGAGGCGAATGCAGGTTAAGGATGTTGATATGCAACATAAAGTAATGATCGAAGCAGTTGAGAACCATATGCCAGAGGTAATAATTATCGATGAGATAGGAACAGAGGAAGAGGCTAAAGCGGCTAGAACTATTGCAGAAAGGGGCGTTCAGTTGATTGCTACTGCCCATGGACAAACAATGACTAATTTAATAAAAAATCCTACGTTGTCTGATTTAGTTGGTGGTATTGAGTCTGCTACGTTGGGTGACGAAGAAGCTAAAAGAAGGGGGACGCAAAAAACTGTTTTAGAAAGAGTAGCTAATCCTACTTTTGATATAATTGTTGAAATAAAGGACAGAGAACATTTGATTTGCTACAAGGATGTAGCTTCGGTGGTGGACTCAATTTTAAGATCAAAACCTATTTCTTCGGAAACGAGAACTATCAAGGATGATGGCACTTTGTCTGTTGGGATTGAAGAGGAATTGCCTATAGATTTTGATGATGTACATCTTGATGAAAAGACGGTTAAGTTCTTTATTTTTTCTATTAACAGAGCAAATTTTGAGCTGGCATTAGATTCTTTGGGTTTACCGGGCATTATTGTGAATAAGCCTGAAGACGCAGATATAATTTTGACTACAAAGTCAAGTTTAAAGAGGAGTTCTTCCATTGAAAAATATGGGAGAATCCATAAAGTACAAGTGTATCCTGTGAAGTCTTCTACATTTCCACAATTGACAAAATTTCTAAGGTTTTATTTTAGATTAGAAGAGTCTTCTGAAACTGAAGATGCCGAAGACATAGTTTTTTCAGCTATAAAAAAATATAAAAAAACCTCAATACCCATCGAACTACCCGTTGCTAATTCTTACATTAGAAGATTCCAGCATCAATTAATTTTTGCACAGGGATTTATTAGTCAGAGTATTGGAAAAGAACCAAATAGGAGAGTGAAAATATATGGAAAAAAAGATTTGTAACAGACATTTTATAACCTTTGAAGGACCAGAAGGTGGAGGAAAATCAACGCAGATTAATAAATTGGCGGAATACCTGGAAAGCAAAGGGCATACAGTTATTGTAACAAGAGAACCTGGTGGAACAAAGCTGGGTGGTGAGCTTAGAGGGATGATTCTAAATCCTTATAATACAGTAATTGGTGATAGAACGGAGTTGTTATTGTTCCAAGCTGATAGAGCTCAGCACATTAAAGAAATTATCATTCCAGCCTTAGAGAAGGGTTTTTTCGTTTTATGTGATCGTTTCACTGATTCTACAATCGCCTATCAGGTTGGAGGGCGAGGTTTTCCAAGAGAAACAATTAATTATTTAAACGAATTTTCTGCTTATGGCTTAACACCAGAACTAACAATTTTATTGGATGTTGATTATGCAGTGGGGATTAAACGTGCTACTAAAATTGCTACAGATAGATTTGAAAATGAAAGCGCTGTTTTCCATTCGATCATTAGAGCAAAATATTTAGAAATACAGAAGGCTGAGCCTGAGAGAGTTAAACTTATAAATACAACTCAAAATTCAGTAGAAGTTATTACAGAACAAATAATTAAGGTGGTAAACGATAAATATGGTTTCTAATGTTGCTATAAATGATAGAGTTTTTAAAATAGTTAATAATTCTGTTATTAATAATAAGGTTTTTCCAAGTTATATTTTTGCTGGAAATAATCGCACTATGAAGCTAGCTACTGCTAAGTATCTTGCTTCTATTTTGAATTGTAGTGCTAAAGATAAGCCCTGTGGGAGTTGCAATAACTGTAAAGCTATCAATGACTTAAGGTTTCATTCCTTTAGGCTGATTTCCAAAGATAGCGACGAGGAGGATAAAGCTAAAAAGAAGAAAAGTATTTCAGTTGAAGAAATTCGTGACTTAAGGACGGAAGTGCTTAATGGTTCATATCAAGGTTATCTATTGATTTACATAGATCAAGCCGAAGATCTTACTCCGGCGGCTTTAAGTGGTCTACTGAAAATATTAGAAGATATCCCTGAACAAGTTGTTTTTGTTTTTGATGTTGCTAATCAATATTCGTTATTACCCACTATTCGCTCTAGGTCTCAGGTAATTAATTTTGGTTATGATTTAGTTTCAGATGTGTCTCAAGAGCTACCAGAGTTTATTTCGGTAGACAAATTTAATGATTTTATAGAGAATAACAGTGTTCAAGAATTGTTGTTATATATTGATGCTCATAAATTTGACAGGGCAGAAGTTAGAGAGTATTTCATTAGGCTAGAATCTTATTGTATAGAAGAGTTTAAAACTTCTGGTAAAAATAAATTCTTGCATTTGTCTGGTATTGTAAGAAAATACCACTTATATCTTAATCGTCCTGTAAGTGTTGTGAATAATTTGTTGTTAATGTTTTTAGAAATGAAGGAATTAGATGAATAGTATATTAGACAAGCAAGAAGATAGCAGAAATCAGCCAAACAAAAAAAGTGAAGGAACTCTTTATTTTGGAGTTAAGTTTAGGTTTTTTGATAAAGTTTATCCTATTCAGAAAATACAGATTCCTGTTATTTTGAATCAACAAGTTGTTGTTGAGACGAATAGAGGTCATGAGTTTGGAGAAATCGCTTTAAGAAAAGAATTACCAAACATGAAACAATTTGCTGGTGAGATTGTTGTTAAAAGAATAGTAAGAATCGCGACACTAGAAGATGTAGAAGCATATAATAAACTAAAAGACGAAGAAACTGAGGCTTTTATTCAATGTATTAAAAAAAAGCACCAACATAATTTAAGTGTTAAGTTTTTCAAAGTTGAGAAAATATTTGATGGGCATAGATATATTTTTTATTATAAAAGGGAAGAACATGATAATAAAAAAGACAAACAAAATAAGGTAAAGAGAAATAACTTTCAGCCTTTTACCTTAGATTTATCTCAGCATCTTAATGCAAAAGTGGAACTACGAGAAGTTGGTAGCCGTGGAGAAGCAAAATTGTTTGGTGGTGTAGGTGATTGTGGTAAGACATTATGTTGTGTTGATTGGAATAAAGGATCAGCAGTGACAGTAAAAATGGCTAAAGAGCAAGGTTTATCTATTAATATTCCAAAATTGTCTGGATGTTGTGGTCGTTTGAAATGTTGTTTGTCTTATGAATTGGATAATTATCAGGATGGTGACTTTATCCATGGATAATTGTCTTTTTTGTAATATAGTTAACGGCAAAATTCCTTCAAATTTTATTTATACGAGCAGTAATGTTGTTGCCTTTATGGATATTAATCCAGTAGCGCCCTTTCATTGTTTAGTTGTTCCAAAAGAACATTACTCTTCCATGATGTCTCTGGATCCAGGAGTGATGGCAGAGGTGACAAGTGCAATTCAAATTATAGCCATGGAAAACCAATTAGACGTTGATGGATTTAGAGTTGTTAATAATTGTGGTAAATACGGACAACAAACAGTTGAGCATGTTCATTTTCATTTAATAGGAAAAAGACAGTTTGCCTGGCCACCTGGATAAAAATGTCGATTAAATAGTTAAATCACAAGTAGAGTTTTTGAAGAAAATATAGTTTAATTAGAGTATAGTTAAATTTGCAAAGATTAGGATTGGAGGTGAAAAAGTCGTGGCAGAATTTAAAAGAAACCCAGATGAACCAATAGAAAAGGTCCTTAGAAAATTTAAACGTAAAGTTAAAGAAGAAGGAATATTACTTGAAGTAAAAAGTAGAGAAT
It encodes the following:
- the recR gene encoding recombination mediator RecR, coding for MEYQNPLDDLIHEFSKMPGIGRRTAQRLVFYLLSLPKPEVKTIAQMISEIGEKISFCENCFCFMSLEEGCSLCNDKTREHTKLCIVSDQKDLLAVEGMGKYRGMYHVLGGVISPLDGIGPDSLRIRELLLRLENCNFDEIIFAIKPTVEGETTMLYLKKLLLPFELKLTQIAYGIPVGGELEWADQMTLYKAFEGRRHLNE
- a CDS encoding HU family DNA-binding protein — protein: MNKKVLIDKITERVDMTKKDVAYFIDVCFDEIIEALKKEKNVNLVGFGSFEVRHRAAREGRSPIDHSKITIPSSNYVGFKSGSALKKAIRGK
- a CDS encoding ATPase, T2SS/T4P/T4SS family — protein: MNTNLEDLHSLFEVLPVFMATLIKEKCSLANIDEIVIDYGRNIEVREEKATYKFDHIATLADIDFIVEKLGSFSLDNRAGLNMTLHRISAIRNRQDRIIGLTIRVGRAIYGSAVVISDLLETNKSILLLGPPGSGKTTKLRESARLLAEKGKRVVVVDTSNEIAGEGDIPHPGIGGARRMQVKDVDMQHKVMIEAVENHMPEVIIIDEIGTEEEAKAARTIAERGVQLIATAHGQTMTNLIKNPTLSDLVGGIESATLGDEEAKRRGTQKTVLERVANPTFDIIVEIKDREHLICYKDVASVVDSILRSKPISSETRTIKDDGTLSVGIEEELPIDFDDVHLDEKTVKFFIFSINRANFELALDSLGLPGIIVNKPEDADIILTTKSSLKRSSSIEKYGRIHKVQVYPVKSSTFPQLTKFLRFYFRLEESSETEDAEDIVFSAIKKYKKTSIPIELPVANSYIRRFQHQLIFAQGFISQSIGKEPNRRVKIYGKKDL
- the tmk gene encoding dTMP kinase; protein product: MEKKICNRHFITFEGPEGGGKSTQINKLAEYLESKGHTVIVTREPGGTKLGGELRGMILNPYNTVIGDRTELLLFQADRAQHIKEIIIPALEKGFFVLCDRFTDSTIAYQVGGRGFPRETINYLNEFSAYGLTPELTILLDVDYAVGIKRATKIATDRFENESAVFHSIIRAKYLEIQKAEPERVKLINTTQNSVEVITEQIIKVVNDKYGF
- the ricT gene encoding regulatory iron-sulfur-containing complex subunit RicT, which produces MNSILDKQEDSRNQPNKKSEGTLYFGVKFRFFDKVYPIQKIQIPVILNQQVVVETNRGHEFGEIALRKELPNMKQFAGEIVVKRIVRIATLEDVEAYNKLKDEETEAFIQCIKKKHQHNLSVKFFKVEKIFDGHRYIFYYKREEHDNKKDKQNKVKRNNFQPFTLDLSQHLNAKVELREVGSRGEAKLFGGVGDCGKTLCCVDWNKGSAVTVKMAKEQGLSINIPKLSGCCGRLKCCLSYELDNYQDGDFIHG
- a CDS encoding HIT family protein, producing the protein MDNCLFCNIVNGKIPSNFIYTSSNVVAFMDINPVAPFHCLVVPKEHYSSMMSLDPGVMAEVTSAIQIIAMENQLDVDGFRVVNNCGKYGQQTVEHVHFHLIGKRQFAWPPG
- the rpsU gene encoding 30S ribosomal protein S21, with amino-acid sequence MAEFKRNPDEPIEKVLRKFKRKVKEEGILLEVKSREFFEKPSIVKKRNKKAAVRKNKSEQAKDNW